One genomic region from Elusimicrobiota bacterium encodes:
- a CDS encoding adenylate/guanylate cyclase domain-containing protein, which translates to MKQRTIGYLIGGLAVLVVLVFNFLGLFQPLEYKSYDFRLKLRGHKNPTGEIVVAAIDEASLEHLGRWPWDRSVHAKLIDKLINAGVKTIGFDVLFIEKSNLQSDKLLADAITKSKRCVNEILFEVVRGIPVKAKPPLEEMAKGSALLGSPNIFPETDGVVRKIKPVIEYQGTLYPHISVAITAAYLDKPWKNLVKNLSLDFNNEMLVNYCGEFETFKYIPYYKILENENEVNEKELKDKIVLVGYAAAGLGDRHVTPFSPTMPGIETIANNINALINSNFIAYSPDWVGFLSIIIVGIVFTFFLPKLSPWKSTAFTILVFTGWSLFCWYYFIQKQVWLEYSPSTSLILLSYLSITSWRFITEEKEKRWLKKAFGSYLSPIVINELMKNPDTLSLGGKRQKMTVLFSDIRGFTTLSEASTPEQVVTLLNEYLTKMTEIVFKYEGTLDKFIGDAIMAFWNAPLPQNDHPKRAVFCAVEMMDELAKLQEKWRAENRPIIDIGIGVNTGEMVVGNMGSIERMDYTIIGDNVNLGARLESLNKEFKTHIIISESTYQYVKDFIKTKPLGTTKVKGKEKPVEIYEVIERQVKGR; encoded by the coding sequence ATGAAGCAAAGAACAATCGGTTATCTTATTGGTGGATTAGCAGTATTGGTGGTTCTGGTATTCAATTTTTTAGGATTATTCCAGCCGCTTGAATATAAATCTTACGATTTTCGTCTTAAACTTCGCGGACATAAAAATCCAACTGGTGAAATAGTAGTTGCCGCAATTGATGAAGCCAGTTTAGAACATCTTGGTAGATGGCCTTGGGATAGAAGCGTTCATGCGAAACTGATTGACAAACTTATAAACGCAGGTGTTAAAACAATCGGGTTTGATGTACTTTTTATAGAAAAAAGCAATCTACAAAGTGATAAATTACTGGCAGATGCAATCACAAAATCCAAAAGATGCGTCAATGAAATACTATTTGAGGTTGTCAGAGGTATCCCTGTCAAAGCGAAGCCACCACTTGAAGAAATGGCGAAAGGTTCTGCACTGCTTGGCTCACCTAATATCTTTCCTGAAACCGATGGTGTTGTTAGAAAAATCAAACCGGTTATAGAATATCAGGGAACACTTTATCCGCATATTTCAGTAGCGATTACTGCTGCATATTTAGATAAGCCATGGAAGAATCTGGTTAAGAATCTGTCACTTGATTTTAACAATGAGATGCTTGTGAATTACTGTGGCGAGTTTGAAACATTTAAGTATATTCCATACTACAAAATTCTTGAAAATGAAAATGAGGTAAACGAAAAAGAACTAAAAGACAAAATTGTGCTTGTTGGTTATGCAGCTGCGGGGCTTGGCGACCGGCATGTTACACCATTTTCACCGACAATGCCAGGAATAGAAACAATTGCGAACAATATCAACGCTTTAATAAATTCCAACTTTATCGCATACTCACCTGACTGGGTTGGGTTCCTGTCCATAATTATTGTTGGAATTGTTTTTACATTTTTTCTGCCTAAACTGTCACCATGGAAATCAACTGCGTTTACAATTTTAGTTTTTACAGGCTGGTCTTTGTTCTGCTGGTATTATTTTATCCAGAAACAGGTTTGGCTGGAATATAGCCCGTCTACTTCTTTAATACTGCTTTCATATTTATCAATCACATCCTGGCGGTTTATCACGGAAGAGAAAGAGAAAAGATGGCTGAAGAAGGCGTTCGGTTCATATCTTTCGCCGATAGTTATAAACGAACTGATGAAAAACCCGGATACACTTTCGCTGGGCGGCAAACGACAGAAAATGACGGTTTTATTCTCGGATATTCGTGGTTTCACGACACTCTCAGAGGCGTCAACACCGGAACAGGTTGTTACTCTGTTAAACGAGTATCTTACAAAAATGACTGAAATTGTTTTTAAGTATGAGGGGACACTTGACAAGTTTATTGGTGATGCTATAATGGCTTTTTGGAATGCGCCACTTCCGCAGAATGACCACCCAAAACGAGCAGTTTTTTGCGCAGTTGAAATGATGGATGAACTGGCAAAACTTCAAGAAAAATGGCGTGCTGAAAACCGACCGATTATAGATATAGGTATTGGTGTAAATACAGGCGAAATGGTTGTTGGCAATATGGGCTCTATTGAACGAATGGACTACACTATTATCGGCGACAATGTAAATCTCGGTGCACGGCTTGAATCACTCAATAAAGAATTCAAAACACATATAATTATCTCTGAATCAACATATCAGTATGTAAAGGACTTTATAAAAACCAAACCGCTTGGGACAACTAAAGTCAAAGGCAAAGAGAAACCAGTTGAAATTTATGAAGTGATAGAAAGGCAGGTTAAAGGCAGGTAA
- a CDS encoding DUF3307 domain-containing protein: MYFFWRLLLAHLLADFTFQTDRIAKWKREDISGVFFHVLIFLFFAVAINYQYLPLRDFAVALLILGITHIIEDQWRVYSITKYNSPDSIGFFLWDQFVHILLIFVLAPRDPIGVRTEKWVLLFIIFIIVSHFSTIFIYFLKKLFYSDARIITAEKYHGIIERLMLVGCFIIPGKWYWFILPVAVVLVIGQRLSIKKLNSQLDFSAFNILASNIIGVVFSILARGIWY, from the coding sequence ATGTATTTTTTCTGGCGATTGTTGTTAGCGCATCTTCTGGCTGATTTTACATTTCAGACGGATAGAATTGCGAAATGGAAACGCGAAGATATTTCAGGTGTATTTTTTCATGTTCTTATTTTTCTGTTTTTTGCAGTTGCTATAAATTACCAGTATCTGCCTTTAAGAGATTTTGCGGTCGCACTTTTGATTCTCGGAATAACGCATATTATTGAAGACCAGTGGCGTGTCTATAGTATTACAAAATATAATTCACCTGATAGTATTGGTTTTTTTCTGTGGGACCAGTTTGTGCATATTCTGTTGATATTTGTTTTAGCACCGCGAGACCCAATAGGCGTTAGAACAGAAAAATGGGTTTTGTTATTTATTATATTTATTATTGTATCGCATTTTTCTACTATTTTTATATATTTTCTTAAAAAGTTGTTCTATAGCGATGCAAGAATTATCACTGCTGAAAAATATCACGGAATTATAGAACGGCTTATGCTCGTAGGTTGTTTTATAATACCGGGTAAATGGTACTGGTTTATCTTGCCAGTTGCAGTTGTGCTTGTTATTGGTCAACGGCTATCAATCAAAAAACTAAACTCACAATTAGATTTTTCAGCATTTAATATACTTGCCTCAAACATCATAGGTGTAGTATTTAGTATCTTGGCAAGAGGTATATGGTATTGA
- a CDS encoding nucleoside deaminase — MDDIDFIKEALKEAKKAYKKNEVPIGAVVVKNGKIIAKAHNLIEYLIDPSAHAEVIAIRRAAKKLKNWRLNNCIVYSTCEPCPICEAVLLQARINKVVFGCNTLKNVVKAKFKKSKFIRKGPILENECKTILKKFFAKYR, encoded by the coding sequence ATGGACGATATAGATTTTATAAAGGAAGCACTGAAAGAAGCAAAAAAAGCATATAAAAAAAATGAAGTACCAATTGGAGCAGTAGTAGTAAAAAACGGCAAAATTATTGCTAAAGCCCATAACTTAATAGAATATCTTATTGACCCGTCTGCTCATGCAGAAGTGATAGCAATAAGAAGAGCAGCTAAAAAACTTAAAAACTGGCGACTTAATAATTGTATAGTATACTCAACCTGCGAACCCTGTCCTATTTGTGAAGCAGTGCTGCTTCAAGCAAGAATAAATAAAGTAGTTTTTGGCTGTAATACATTAAAAAATGTTGTAAAAGCAAAATTCAAAAAATCGAAGTTTATAAGAAAAGGACCGATATTAGAAAACGAATGCAAAACGATACTCAAAAAATTTTTTGCAAAATACCGATGA
- a CDS encoding TlpA disulfide reductase family protein — translation MTRIFLILIFTFYLLPAVTTCLYSVAPGIDVGNKSIDFSLKVLSSTETFELSNYKGKKSVLVVFFATWCSYCTQEIPTLNRIYNEYGHKRLQIVAINIRENEKKIASFVKRKKILYPIAVDTKAEVAEKFKVYGIPTNILINTSGIIVFRGSDLPADKVIEKTLPKPEKKNRR, via the coding sequence ATGACAAGAATCTTTTTAATTTTAATTTTTACCTTTTACCTTTTACCTGCCGTTACTACCTGCCTTTATTCTGTTGCGCCTGGCATAGATGTTGGTAATAAATCAATAGATTTTTCACTAAAGGTTCTTTCATCAACTGAAACATTTGAATTGTCCAATTATAAAGGCAAAAAATCTGTACTTGTCGTTTTTTTTGCTACTTGGTGTTCGTATTGTACACAAGAGATTCCGACATTAAACAGGATTTATAATGAATACGGGCATAAAAGGTTGCAAATCGTTGCGATAAATATTCGGGAAAACGAAAAAAAGATTGCCAGTTTTGTAAAAAGGAAAAAAATACTCTATCCGATTGCGGTTGATACAAAAGCCGAAGTCGCTGAAAAGTTTAAGGTTTACGGCATCCCGACCAATATCTTAATCAATACCAGCGGAATAATTGTTTTTCGCGGGAGTGATTTACCAGCCGATAAGGTGATAGAGAAAACTTTGCCAAAACCAGAGAAAAAGAATAGACGCTGA
- a CDS encoding flavodoxin family protein, which translates to MNKTKVLGISAASTLESRSELLLDSLLDEFLQHDSYIKKIAVRDLNILFCDGLRSCEKTGICKWEDDMQILGNELLLADIVIIATPVYFASVPARLKAIIDRCQVFWARKNILKNFKPSLKKGIFIAVAGRNPEFSHIETVIKAFFSVFNIKLCGRFYLPNTDKLDSTQFTKTQENIKKLIKEVF; encoded by the coding sequence ATAAACAAAACAAAAGTTTTAGGTATATCTGCAGCCTCAACGCTAGAAAGCCGTAGCGAATTATTATTGGATTCGCTATTAGACGAATTTTTGCAACATGATAGTTACATAAAAAAAATAGCAGTCAGAGATTTAAACATCTTGTTCTGTGATGGTTTGCGAAGTTGCGAGAAAACCGGTATCTGCAAATGGGAAGACGATATGCAGATTTTAGGAAACGAACTTTTGTTAGCGGATATTGTAATTATTGCGACACCTGTATATTTCGCTTCTGTGCCTGCAAGGTTGAAAGCAATTATTGATAGATGTCAGGTTTTTTGGGCACGAAAAAATATCCTAAAAAATTTTAAGCCATCTCTAAAAAAAGGAATTTTTATAGCGGTCGCTGGAAGAAATCCTGAGTTTTCTCATATAGAAACAGTTATAAAAGCGTTTTTCAGTGTATTCAATATAAAACTCTGCGGAAGGTTTTATCTGCCGAATACAGATAAACTTGACAGCACACAATTTACAAAAACTCAAGAGAACATAAAAAAATTAATAAAGGAGGTTTTTTAG
- a CDS encoding ferredoxin, with protein sequence MKAVIDKDLCTGCGLCCDTCSDVFEMQDTVAVVKVTEIPATAEESTKQAAADCPVEAIKIE encoded by the coding sequence ATGAAAGCGGTTATTGATAAGGATTTGTGTACAGGTTGTGGGTTATGTTGTGATACCTGCTCGGATGTTTTTGAGATGCAGGATACTGTGGCAGTTGTCAAGGTTACAGAAATCCCTGCAACTGCCGAAGAGTCTACAAAACAAGCAGCAGCTGATTGTCCTGTGGAGGCGATCAAAATTGAGTAA
- a CDS encoding 2-oxoacid:acceptor oxidoreductase family protein yields the protein MSDIIEIRWHGRGGQGAKTAALLFAEAALATGKYVQGFPEYGPERMGAPVQSFNRLSNKPITLHCGITEPDFVVVLDPTLIKTVDITSGLSEDGAIIINTEKSVDEIKKEFNFSGKVFVVNASKIAKECFGKEIPNTPMMGALVKVTEFLDIENVLEDTRKKLEKKFLHKPEVIEGNIKSIRRAYEEVKG from the coding sequence ATGAGCGATATTATTGAGATAAGGTGGCATGGTAGAGGAGGTCAGGGTGCAAAGACCGCGGCGCTTCTTTTTGCCGAGGCAGCACTTGCAACTGGCAAATATGTACAAGGGTTTCCTGAATACGGTCCTGAGCGAATGGGTGCGCCTGTTCAGTCATTTAATCGTTTATCAAACAAGCCCATTACACTTCACTGCGGGATTACAGAGCCGGATTTTGTTGTTGTGCTTGACCCAACACTTATTAAAACAGTTGATATTACCAGTGGGCTTTCTGAAGATGGTGCGATTATCATCAATACTGAAAAATCAGTTGACGAAATAAAAAAAGAGTTCAATTTCAGTGGTAAAGTTTTTGTTGTCAATGCGTCAAAAATTGCAAAAGAATGTTTTGGCAAAGAAATCCCCAATACGCCAATGATGGGTGCGTTAGTTAAGGTTACTGAATTTCTTGATATTGAAAATGTTTTAGAAGATACACGAAAAAAACTTGAAAAAAAATTTTTGCATAAGCCGGAAGTAATTGAAGGAAATATAAAATCAATAAGAAGAGCATATGAAGAGGTTAAAGGTTAA
- a CDS encoding 4Fe-4S dicluster-binding protein, translated as MDKKLGWKELPEGDILEAGTAKNFKTGDWRSSRPVYNPEKCIQCFICWINCPDSSIIVKDGKVVGIDYEHCKGCGICAKECPPKASAITMEAEKK; from the coding sequence ATGGACAAAAAACTGGGCTGGAAAGAATTACCAGAAGGCGATATTTTAGAAGCAGGCACAGCAAAAAATTTTAAAACAGGTGACTGGCGTAGTTCAAGACCAGTATACAATCCTGAAAAATGTATTCAGTGTTTTATCTGCTGGATAAACTGTCCTGATTCGTCAATAATTGTGAAAGATGGCAAAGTCGTTGGGATTGATTACGAGCACTGCAAGGGCTGTGGTATCTGTGCAAAAGAATGTCCGCCGAAAGCATCCGCGATAACGATGGAAGCGGAAAAAAAATGA
- the porA gene encoding pyruvate ferredoxin oxidoreductase, with protein sequence MKTIKTGNEAMAEAMRQINPDVVAAYPITPATEIVMIFSQFVADGLVDTEYIAVESEHSAMSACIGASAAGARVMTSTSSQGLALMYEMLYIAAGLRLPIVIAEVNRALSSPINIHGDHSDTMGARDSGWIQLFSENSQEAYDNIIQAVKIAETAKLPVMVTTDGFIISHCTEVIEMVSDDEVKKFVGAYKPARFLLDIKNPYTLGAIDLQDYYFEHKRQEAEAMRNAGKIILDVAADFDKKFGRKYEFFEKYKLDDAEIAVVCMGSASGTTKVVVDELRSKGIKAGLLKLRVFRPFPYNEIIKELSSVNALAVLDRSDTFSAYSGPLFTEITSSLYTSLNSKLLTLNYIYGLGGRDISTEQIKSVFDDLAKISQTKKVENLINYIGVRE encoded by the coding sequence ATGAAAACAATAAAAACTGGCAACGAGGCGATGGCGGAAGCAATGCGGCAGATAAATCCTGATGTTGTAGCAGCATACCCGATTACACCTGCAACTGAAATTGTTATGATTTTTTCGCAGTTTGTTGCAGACGGGCTTGTGGATACCGAATACATAGCGGTTGAATCGGAACATTCTGCGATGTCTGCATGTATCGGCGCTTCTGCGGCAGGCGCCCGGGTTATGACATCTACTTCTTCACAGGGACTTGCCTTGATGTATGAAATGCTCTATATTGCTGCTGGGTTGCGATTGCCAATTGTTATTGCAGAAGTTAACCGTGCGTTATCTTCACCTATAAATATACACGGTGACCACTCGGATACAATGGGTGCGCGGGATAGTGGCTGGATACAACTTTTTTCAGAAAATTCGCAGGAAGCATACGACAACATAATACAAGCAGTAAAAATTGCAGAAACAGCCAAACTACCTGTTATGGTCACTACCGACGGATTTATAATCAGTCATTGCACAGAAGTTATTGAAATGGTTTCAGACGACGAAGTTAAAAAATTTGTCGGTGCCTACAAGCCAGCAAGATTTTTGCTTGATATAAAAAATCCGTATACACTTGGTGCGATTGACTTACAGGATTATTATTTTGAACATAAGCGTCAGGAAGCAGAAGCAATGAGAAATGCGGGCAAAATAATTCTGGATGTTGCCGCGGATTTTGATAAAAAATTCGGACGCAAGTACGAATTTTTTGAGAAATATAAACTTGACGATGCTGAGATTGCCGTTGTATGTATGGGTTCTGCTTCCGGCACAACAAAGGTTGTTGTTGATGAATTACGGTCTAAAGGAATAAAAGCGGGCTTGTTAAAACTGCGGGTATTCAGACCGTTCCCGTATAACGAAATTATAAAAGAACTTTCAAGTGTGAATGCTCTGGCTGTGCTTGACCGTTCGGATACCTTTTCCGCTTACAGCGGTCCGCTTTTTACCGAAATCACCTCTTCGCTCTATACATCTCTCAACTCTAAACTCCTAACTCTAAACTATATTTACGGTTTAGGCGGAAGAGATATAAGTACCGAACAAATAAAATCGGTTTTTGACGATTTGGCAAAAATTTCACAGACAAAAAAAGTTGAAAATCTCATAAATTACATTGGAGTAAGAGAATAA
- a CDS encoding thiamine pyrophosphate-dependent enzyme, with the protein MANLKELSKKEELFTGGHRLCSGCGAGIVARQVLIACEKPVVIANATGCLEVATTIFPYTAWKVPWFHSAFENAAATIAGIEAAYNALKKKGKITEEINFIAFGGDGGTYDIGLQALSGAMERGHRILYICYNNEAYMNTGIQRSSATPKGANTTTAPSGKRSTGKIQARKDLTAIMVAHNIPYVAQTTLSFHNDLIPKVQKALAVDGPSFMNILQPCRLGWGYPPEDTIRMGRLAADTCIWPIYEVENGLYKLNYKPKEKNPVTEWLKPQNRFKHLFSPGNEEIIKQLQEDVDKNWEKILSNCNT; encoded by the coding sequence ATGGCTAACTTAAAGGAACTGTCAAAAAAAGAGGAACTGTTTACCGGTGGGCATCGGCTGTGTTCAGGTTGTGGCGCTGGAATTGTTGCCAGACAGGTTTTAATTGCCTGTGAGAAACCTGTTGTTATTGCTAATGCTACTGGCTGTCTTGAAGTTGCAACAACTATTTTTCCATATACGGCGTGGAAAGTACCATGGTTTCATTCTGCATTTGAAAATGCTGCCGCTACAATTGCCGGGATAGAAGCCGCATATAATGCATTAAAAAAGAAAGGAAAAATTACCGAAGAGATAAACTTTATTGCATTCGGCGGTGATGGTGGAACTTACGATATCGGACTTCAAGCACTTTCAGGTGCGATGGAACGCGGACATCGGATTCTTTATATCTGCTACAATAACGAAGCATATATGAATACTGGAATTCAGCGGTCTTCTGCAACGCCGAAAGGTGCAAATACGACAACTGCGCCATCTGGTAAGAGATCAACTGGTAAAATTCAGGCAAGAAAGGACTTAACTGCGATTATGGTAGCACATAATATTCCATATGTCGCACAGACAACCTTGAGTTTCCATAATGATTTGATTCCCAAAGTTCAGAAAGCACTTGCTGTTGATGGACCTTCGTTTATGAATATACTTCAGCCCTGCCGACTTGGTTGGGGCTATCCGCCAGAAGATACGATTCGCATGGGACGGCTTGCAGCCGATACTTGTATCTGGCCAATTTACGAAGTTGAAAACGGGCTCTACAAACTTAATTACAAGCCAAAAGAGAAAAATCCGGTTACCGAATGGCTGAAACCACAGAACAGATTCAAACATCTTTTTTCACCCGGAAACGAAGAAATTATAAAACAACTACAGGAAGATGTAGACAAAAACTGGGAAAAAATTCTTTCCAATTGTAACACGTAG
- the hypE gene encoding hydrogenase expression/formation protein HypE has protein sequence METKKISLADGSGGKLTHRLIKNIFLQNLGNPILNRLDDSAICNLQSAIYNLVFTTDSYVIKPIFFPGGDIGKLSICGTINDLSMLGARPLYISLSFILEDGLQVDKLEQIVVSIAETAKKSGVKIVCGDTKVVEKGACDEIFINTSGIGIADKKIDISGHNAKLNDIVILSGTIGDHGIAVLNARQKLGLRCGRCELKSDIAPLNNLVEKMIKVCGSGIHAMRDPTRGGLATALNEIAEQSNVGIEIEESTIPLKKPVESACALLGLDPLYIANEGKLVAIVSKKDAEQILSVMKKHPLGKHAKIIGKVVPYPKGVFLKTKIGGTRILQMLESDQLPRIC, from the coding sequence ATGGAAACTAAAAAAATTAGTTTAGCAGATGGTTCCGGCGGAAAATTAACACATCGTTTAATCAAAAATATTTTTCTACAAAATTTGGGTAACCCAATATTAAACCGGCTTGACGATTCGGCAATCTGCAATCTGCAATCTGCAATCTACAATCTCGTTTTTACTACTGACTCATATGTTATAAAACCGATTTTTTTTCCAGGTGGCGATATTGGGAAACTTTCAATATGTGGAACAATAAACGATTTATCTATGCTGGGTGCAAGACCACTTTATATTTCGCTTTCGTTTATATTAGAGGATGGTCTACAGGTTGACAAACTTGAACAAATTGTCGTATCTATTGCAGAAACAGCCAAGAAATCCGGTGTAAAAATCGTATGTGGTGATACAAAGGTAGTAGAGAAAGGTGCCTGTGATGAGATTTTTATAAATACTTCCGGGATTGGTATCGCTGACAAAAAAATAGATATTTCAGGACATAATGCTAAATTGAATGATATTGTGATACTTTCAGGCACTATCGGCGACCACGGGATTGCAGTGCTGAATGCTCGGCAGAAACTTGGATTGAGATGTGGCAGATGCGAATTAAAAAGCGACATAGCACCACTGAACAACCTTGTAGAAAAAATGATTAAAGTATGCGGGTCTGGGATTCATGCGATGCGTGACCCAACACGAGGCGGGCTGGCAACAGCACTTAACGAGATTGCAGAACAATCAAATGTTGGAATAGAAATTGAGGAATCAACAATTCCATTAAAAAAACCGGTAGAATCTGCCTGTGCATTGCTTGGATTAGACCCGCTTTATATTGCAAACGAAGGCAAACTTGTCGCAATTGTCAGCAAAAAAGATGCAGAACAAATCCTATCAGTAATGAAAAAACATCCGCTTGGCAAACACGCAAAAATCATCGGCAAAGTTGTACCCTATCCAAAAGGTGTATTCTTAAAAACAAAAATCGGTGGAACCCGAATTTTACAAATGTTAGAAAGCGACCAACTTCCACGCATTTGTTAG
- the hypD gene encoding hydrogenase formation protein HypD, which produces MNNIITEIKSFSKAINIMEVCGTHTMAIASSGIKALLPQNINMLSGPGCPVCVTPTGILDAAIELAKTGCIITTFGDMMRVPGSKSALEKEKSTGCDIRIVYSCTDAIQIALLNPKKEIVFIGVGFETTSPTIAAIVKTAENQNIKNFSIISAFKLIPPAIAAILEQNVSRIDGFILPGHVSTIIGSKPYRFIAEKFRIPAVITGFEPSDILEGIMLIANQIKRAKPEIEIQYQRCVKEQGNLYAVKLLYSVFESSDSQWRGIGLIKNSGLKFRKKYQRFDTFKKFGLKVRNTKEPAGCLCGKILTGIAKPNQCGYFGKKCTPSNPIGPCMISSEGTCAAYYKYGN; this is translated from the coding sequence GTGAACAATATTATCACCGAAATCAAGTCGTTTTCAAAAGCAATAAACATTATGGAGGTCTGCGGAACGCATACAATGGCAATTGCTTCTTCCGGTATAAAAGCACTACTACCCCAAAATATAAATATGCTTTCCGGCCCTGGCTGCCCTGTCTGCGTAACGCCAACAGGTATTCTTGACGCTGCTATTGAACTTGCCAAAACTGGCTGTATTATTACAACTTTTGGCGATATGATGCGAGTGCCTGGTAGCAAATCAGCACTTGAAAAAGAAAAATCAACCGGCTGTGATATACGAATAGTTTATTCTTGTACAGATGCTATTCAAATTGCATTACTAAACCCGAAAAAAGAAATCGTTTTTATCGGTGTTGGATTTGAGACAACATCACCGACGATTGCGGCTATTGTGAAAACTGCCGAAAACCAAAATATCAAAAACTTTTCAATAATATCTGCTTTTAAGTTGATACCGCCGGCTATAGCAGCAATCCTTGAACAGAATGTATCCAGGATAGACGGTTTTATTCTGCCCGGTCATGTTTCAACAATTATCGGCTCAAAACCATACAGATTTATCGCTGAAAAATTCAGAATCCCTGCTGTAATTACCGGCTTTGAGCCTTCTGACATTTTAGAAGGAATAATGTTAATAGCCAATCAGATAAAACGAGCTAAACCTGAGATTGAGATTCAGTATCAACGCTGTGTAAAAGAGCAAGGGAATTTATATGCAGTAAAACTGCTTTATAGTGTATTTGAGTCATCAGATTCTCAATGGCGTGGAATCGGGCTCATAAAAAATTCCGGCTTAAAATTCAGAAAAAAATATCAGAGATTTGATACATTTAAAAAATTCGGGCTAAAAGTTAGAAATACTAAAGAGCCCGCTGGATGTTTGTGTGGAAAAATACTAACCGGTATTGCAAAACCTAACCAGTGTGGCTATTTCGGGAAAAAATGTACACCATCAAACCCAATCGGCCCTTGTATGATCTCGTCTGAAGGCACCTGCGCAGCATATTACAAATATGGAAACTAA
- a CDS encoding HypC/HybG/HupF family hydrogenase formation chaperone, with product MCLAIPGKIISIEDKIADIDFGGINKKVSIDLLPEAKAGDYVIVHAGFAIQVLDIKDARERIELFKTIL from the coding sequence ATGTGTTTAGCGATACCTGGCAAAATTATTTCTATAGAAGATAAAATCGCTGATATAGATTTTGGCGGTATAAACAAAAAAGTCAGTATTGACCTTTTACCAGAAGCGAAAGCAGGCGATTATGTAATCGTCCACGCTGGTTTTGCTATCCAGGTGCTTGATATAAAAGATGCGCGAGAACGTATAGAATTATTCAAAACAATTTTATGA
- the surE gene encoding 5'/3'-nucleotidase SurE, translating into MRILISNDDGLYGKGLKPLVSAMTKVGEVFIVVPNSQMSAASHSITLHKPIRLILHKKNVYTVTGTPSDCVRFGIIGILKGNVDIVISGINDGPNLGEDCIYSGTVAAAREGAMLGFLSVAVSLVPDGKNNFVSAANYIYKIVKKSLKLKIPRYTFLNINIPDTDKIKGIKITKMGKRIYNDDIEERIDPRGFKYYWIAGKRLSGYPIKDTDISAINEKYISITPLKVDQTDLAYLERLKKISF; encoded by the coding sequence ATGCGAATTTTAATTTCAAACGATGACGGGTTATACGGAAAAGGGCTTAAGCCACTTGTTTCGGCAATGACAAAAGTTGGCGAGGTTTTTATTGTCGTCCCTAATTCGCAAATGAGCGCTGCAAGTCATTCAATAACACTCCACAAACCAATACGGCTTATCCTACACAAAAAAAATGTCTATACTGTGACAGGTACACCTTCTGATTGTGTTAGGTTCGGTATTATCGGGATTTTAAAAGGCAATGTGGACATAGTTATTTCCGGCATAAACGACGGACCTAATCTTGGCGAGGATTGTATTTATTCCGGCACTGTCGCGGCTGCCCGAGAAGGTGCGATGCTCGGCTTTTTATCTGTTGCTGTTTCGCTTGTGCCTGACGGCAAAAACAATTTTGTTTCTGCCGCTAACTATATCTATAAAATAGTAAAAAAATCGCTAAAATTAAAAATACCAAGATACACTTTTTTAAACATAAATATTCCGGATACTGATAAAATAAAAGGCATAAAGATAACAAAAATGGGAAAACGGATTTATAATGATGATATTGAAGAAAGAATTGACCCGCGTGGGTTCAAGTACTACTGGATTGCCGGGAAACGGCTTTCCGGTTATCCGATAAAAGATACTGATATCTCGGCTATAAACGAGAAGTATATATCTATAACCCCGCTTAAAGTTGACCAGACCGATTTGGCATACCTTGAAAGATTAAAAAAAATCAGTTTTTAG